A single Cucumis melo cultivar AY chromosome 4, USDA_Cmelo_AY_1.0, whole genome shotgun sequence DNA region contains:
- the LOC103500350 gene encoding uncharacterized protein LOC103500350 isoform X1: protein MAKRETVKKAEELVEIAMGGNDASHDPSHVWRVRDLALSLAQEEGLSSTTDSMEIVELAALLHDIGDYKYLRDSSEEKMVENFLTEEGIEENKKQKILAIIKGMGFKEEIAGLSKVEYSPEFGVVQDADRLDAIGAIGIARCFTFGGSKKRVLHDPAISPRTCLSKEAYMNKEEQTTVNHFHEKLLKIKDLMKTKAGQRRAEKRHKFMEEFLKEFYDEWDGKA from the exons ATGGCGAAAAGAGAAACGGTGAAGAAGGCGGAGGAGCTGGTGGAAATAGCTATGGGCGGTAACGACGCTTCACACGATCCTTCTCATGTCTGGAGAGTTCGAGACCTTGCTCTCTCACTCGCCCAAGAAGAAGGCCTCTCGTCCACCACTGACTCCATGGAAATC GTGGAACTTGCTGCGCTTCTCCATGATATAG GTGATTATAAGTATTTGAG AGACTCAAGTGAGGAAAAAATGGTGGAGAATTTTCTGACCGAAGAGGGAATAGAGGAAAACAAGAAACAGAAGATATTAGCGATCATAAAGGGCATGG GCTTCAAAGAAGAGATTGCTGGACTTTCTAAAGTTGAATATTCTCCTGAATTTGGGGTGGTTCAAGATGCCGATCGTTTAGATGCAATTGGTGCCATTG GAATTGCACGATGCTTCACTTTTGGTGGAAGCAAGAAACGAGTGTTGCACGATCCTGCAATTAGTCCTCGAACGTGTTTATCGAAAGAAGCATACATGAATAAAGAAGAGCAGACTACGGTGAATCACTTTCACGAGAAGCTACTAAAAATAAAGGATTTGATGAAAACAAAG GCTGGACAGAGGAGGGCAGAGAAAAGACACAAGTTCATGGAGGAATTCCTGAAGGAATTTTATGATGAATGGGATGGTAAAGCTTGA
- the LOC103500350 gene encoding uncharacterized protein LOC103500350 isoform X2 — protein sequence MSGEFETLLSHSPKKKASRPPLTPWKSLVTFDLIYWLLFLCRDSSEEKMVENFLTEEGIEENKKQKILAIIKGMGFKEEIAGLSKVEYSPEFGVVQDADRLDAIGAIGIARCFTFGGSKKRVLHDPAISPRTCLSKEAYMNKEEQTTVNHFHEKLLKIKDLMKTKAGQRRAEKRHKFMEEFLKEFYDEWDGKA from the exons ATGTCTGGAGAGTTCGAGACCTTGCTCTCTCACTCGCCCAAGAAGAAGGCCTCTCGTCCACCACTGACTCCATGGAAATC GTTGGTTACTTTTGATCTTATCTATTGGTTATTATTTTTGTGCAGAGACTCAAGTGAGGAAAAAATGGTGGAGAATTTTCTGACCGAAGAGGGAATAGAGGAAAACAAGAAACAGAAGATATTAGCGATCATAAAGGGCATGG GCTTCAAAGAAGAGATTGCTGGACTTTCTAAAGTTGAATATTCTCCTGAATTTGGGGTGGTTCAAGATGCCGATCGTTTAGATGCAATTGGTGCCATTG GAATTGCACGATGCTTCACTTTTGGTGGAAGCAAGAAACGAGTGTTGCACGATCCTGCAATTAGTCCTCGAACGTGTTTATCGAAAGAAGCATACATGAATAAAGAAGAGCAGACTACGGTGAATCACTTTCACGAGAAGCTACTAAAAATAAAGGATTTGATGAAAACAAAG GCTGGACAGAGGAGGGCAGAGAAAAGACACAAGTTCATGGAGGAATTCCTGAAGGAATTTTATGATGAATGGGATGGTAAAGCTTGA
- the LOC103500347 gene encoding cytochrome P450 86B1-like, with protein sequence MLSSGNLTAISSGEFPSQRLVAWKLFFLPDIQMLEIFIAIFIFTAIRSLRQRRKQGLPVWPVVGMLPSLVTGLRSNLYEWITEVLYHQNGTFRFKGPWFSSLHCVVTSDPRNIEHILKTEFLKYPKGSFFRETVHDLLGDGIFNADGEIWHKQRKTTSIEFHSAKFRQLTVESLHVLVHSRLLPIFDRHFVEHLVPIDLQDILLRLTFDNVCMIAFGVDPGCLSPNLPAIPFANAFEVATEATVLRFVTPQFIWKTMRYFNLGTEKSLKFALKEVNEFAMNVIEKRRREKVNEIERSDLLSVFMGLKDENGEPYSDKFLKDICVNFILAGRDTSSVALSWFFWLIDGNPEVEERILEEICRILKKRGEAGEGSSAGNVRFEVEEIKKMEYLEAAISEALRLFPSVPVDHKEVIKDDVLPDGTQLKKGTKVIYAIYAMARMEAIWGKDCYEFKPERWLKDGRFMTESAYRFTPFNGGPRLCLGKDFAYYQMKYISASIILRYRVKVAEKHLVVPKLALTMYMKYGLKVNLFKRDKKEIEKYF encoded by the exons ATGTTGAGCTCCGGAAACCTCACCGCTATCTCCTCCGGTGAATTCCCATCTCAGAGATTGGTTGCATGGAAGCTCTTCTTCTTACCCGACATTCAAATGTTAGAGATATTCATagcaatttttatttttacagcAATAAGATCATTGAGGCAAAGAAGAAAACAGGGGCTACCGGTGTGGCCGGTTGTCGGAATGTTACCGTCTTTAGTCACTGGACTCCGAAGCAACTTGTATGAATGGATCACTGAAGTGCTATACCATCAAAATGGAACTTTCAGATTCAAAGGGCCATGGTTTAGTAGCTTGCATTGTGTTGTAACTTCAGATCCTCGTAACATTGAGCACATTCTGAAAACAGAGTTTCTCAAGTACCCAAAAGGCTCCTTCTTCCGTGAAACAGTCCATGACCTTCTCGGTGATGGAATTTTCAACGCCGACGGCGAGATTTGGCACAAGCAGAGGAAGACAACCAGCATCGAATTCCATTCAGCAAAGTTTCGACAACTCACTGTTGAGTCCCTCCACGTGTTAGTCCATTCTCGGCTCCTCCCTATTTTCGACAGACATTTCGTCGAACACTTGGTGCCCATTGATCTCCAAGACATTCTTCTACGCCTAACTTTCGACAATGTCTGTATGATCGCCTTCGGCGTTGACCCCGGCTGTTTGAGCCCTAATTTACCAGCGATTCCCTTCGCCAACGCCTTCGAGGTGGCAACGGAAGCCACCGTTCTTCGATTCGTAACACCGCAATTCATATGGAAAACAATGAGGTATTTCAATTTAGGAACAGAAAAGAGTCTCAAATTCGCCCTAAAAGAGGTCAATGAATTCGCAATGAACGTaattgaaaagagaagaagagagaaggTCAATGAAATCGAGAGATCGGACCTGTTATCAGTGTTTATGGGACTGAAGGACGAGAACGGGGAGCCATATTCGGACAAGTTCTTGAAAGATATATGCGTGAATTTTATACTTGCGGGAAGAGATACGTCGTCAGTGGCGTTGAGTTGGTTCTTTTGGCTGATTGATGGGAATCCAGAAGTGGAAGAGAGAATTCTGGAGGAGATCTGCCGGATATTGAAGAAGAGAGGAGAGGCGGGGGAGGGATCGTCGGCCGGCAATGTGAGGTTTGAAGTAGAAGAGATAAAGAAGATGGAATATTTGGAAGCCGCTATTTCTGAAGCTTTGAGATTGTTCCCTTCCGTGCCCGTTGATCACAAGGAG GTTATTAAAGATGATGTATTACCAGATGGAACACAGCTAAAGAAAGGAACAAAAGTGATCTATGCAATATATGCAATGGCTAGAATGGAGGCAATATGGGGAAAAGATTGCTATGAATTCAAGCCAGAGAGATGGTTGAAAGATGGTCGATTTATGACCGAGTCAGCGTATCGGTTCACACCTTTCAATGGGGGGCCTCGATTGTGCTTGGGAAAGGACTTTGCATACTACCAAATGAAGTACATTTCTGCCTCTATCATCCTCCGCTACCGTGTCAAAGTGGCAGAGAAACACCTTGTGGTTCCAAAGCTTGCTTTGACAATGTACATGAAATACGGCTTAAAGGTGAATTTGTTTAAACGTGACAAGAAAGAGATCGAAAAGTATTTCTAA